One genomic segment of Nitratidesulfovibrio sp. includes these proteins:
- a CDS encoding TetR/AcrR family transcriptional regulator: MALGRPPRDRRSEILEIAGPLFLEHGYQGTSMSRIASALGGSKGTLYAYFDSKEALFEAYMEDRVRVRGAAVFDLPPHADDLGEVLRLLGKRYINLITDKDPQAVLRLLYHEAPRFPEIGRIFYETCILRGRRLLAEYLTRADALGALRIPDAEVAAEHFLALCQSTVQMPVMLCVKTEVSDEEAEHAVEAAVTAFLAAYAA, translated from the coding sequence ATGGCGCTAGGCCGCCCCCCACGAGACCGAAGGTCCGAAATTCTCGAAATCGCCGGGCCGCTGTTTCTCGAACATGGCTACCAGGGAACGTCCATGTCGCGCATCGCAAGCGCGCTTGGCGGCTCCAAGGGCACCCTGTACGCCTATTTCGACAGCAAGGAGGCTCTGTTCGAAGCCTACATGGAAGACCGGGTGCGGGTACGCGGTGCCGCCGTGTTCGATCTGCCCCCCCATGCCGACGACCTGGGCGAAGTACTGCGCCTGTTGGGCAAGCGGTACATCAACCTGATCACCGACAAGGATCCGCAAGCCGTGCTGCGCTTGCTGTACCACGAAGCGCCGCGTTTTCCGGAGATCGGGCGCATCTTCTACGAAACGTGCATCCTGCGTGGCAGGCGTCTGCTGGCGGAATACCTGACCCGCGCGGATGCGCTGGGGGCACTGCGCATTCCCGACGCCGAGGTGGCCGCCGAGCATTTTCTGGCCTTGTGCCAGTCCACCGTGCAGATGCCGGTCATGCTCTGCGTGAAGACGGAAGTGAGCGACGAAGAGGCCGAGCACGCCGTGGAGGCCGCCGTCACCGCCTTTCTTGCCGCCTACGCGGCGTAG
- the fdnG gene encoding formate dehydrogenase-N subunit alpha → MKMNRRGFIKLAATGAVATAFGGLGISLAPVAVHAEGLAIDKATLTTSVCCYCAVGCGLLVWTDPATGRTINIEGNPDHPTNEGTLCPKGSSIWQTTEQSQRITKVLYRAPGSDKWEEKSWDWALPRIARKIKDTRDASFEDVNDKGQPVNRTRAIASVGSAAIDNEEGWLLQAMHRSLGLVYLESHARIUHSSTVGALAESYGRGAMTNHWIDLKNSDVLLIMGSNAAENHPISFKWVTRAQQRGATLIHVDPRFTRTSAKADLYAPIRSGTDLVFFGGLIRHILDNELYFKQYVVDYTNASYLVGPDYDFKDGLFSGFNPQTASYDRKKWNFVTDDKGVTLKDPTLKDPRCVLQVMRRHYARYDLKTVVNVTGMPEDKVLAVWNSFAATGKPDKAGTILYAMGQCQHTVGVQNIRALSMIQMLLGNIGIAGGGVNALRGESNVQGTTDIALLCDNLPGYLPIPRAIWADYDAYVKAGTPVTADSQSANWWSNLDKYAASLLKAMYPTADHKEAYTWLPKIDDTKVVEYSWLSLFERMYNGGFKGAFVWGQNPCAGGANAGKNRKGLTNLDWMVVVNLFENETSLFWKGPGVNPKDVKTEVFFLPACMSVEKDGSVANSGRWLQWREKSAKFMGDSMSDGDIVIRLFEEVRKLYKAEGGKYPEPILNLDTAYLKDGAYDASALAKRLNGTFMKDVTIAGKEWKAGQQVPGFAALQADGSTACGCWIFSGCYTEQGNMMARHDRTQTPEQAAIGLFPNWSYAWPANRRILYNRAGVDQTGKPFDPKRAVIAWNGEKWVGDVPDGGWKPGEKLPFIMVREGRGQLYGPGRVDGPLPEHYEPFESPLAGNPLSSQRVNPTALHFAHEEKAVRDPRFPYVCTTYRVTEQWQSGTMTRKTAWLKEMQPDGFCEMSRELAAQLGVKNGDQVVLESVRGKVQVVAIVTPRLKPFTVMGETVHQVGIPWQFGWGQKKNATFDSANLLSPSVGDPNTGIPETKVFMVNVRKAQPGKQG, encoded by the coding sequence ATGAAAATGAACCGGCGGGGCTTCATCAAGCTCGCTGCCACGGGTGCCGTGGCCACTGCGTTCGGGGGGTTGGGCATCAGCCTTGCCCCGGTCGCGGTACACGCGGAAGGGTTGGCCATCGACAAGGCCACCCTGACCACCTCCGTATGCTGTTACTGTGCGGTGGGCTGCGGCCTGCTGGTCTGGACCGACCCCGCGACCGGGCGCACCATCAATATCGAAGGCAACCCGGACCACCCCACCAACGAAGGCACCCTGTGCCCCAAGGGCTCGTCCATCTGGCAGACCACGGAGCAGAGCCAGCGCATCACCAAGGTGCTGTACCGCGCCCCCGGCAGCGACAAGTGGGAGGAAAAGTCGTGGGACTGGGCGCTGCCGCGTATTGCCCGCAAGATCAAGGACACCCGCGATGCGTCGTTCGAGGACGTCAACGACAAGGGCCAGCCGGTCAACCGTACCCGCGCCATCGCCTCGGTAGGGTCCGCCGCCATCGACAACGAGGAGGGCTGGCTGTTGCAGGCCATGCACCGCTCCCTCGGCCTGGTGTACCTGGAGAGCCACGCCCGCATCTGACACAGTTCCACTGTGGGGGCTCTGGCAGAGTCCTACGGACGCGGCGCGATGACGAATCACTGGATCGACCTCAAGAACAGCGACGTGTTGCTGATCATGGGCAGCAACGCGGCGGAAAACCACCCCATCTCGTTCAAGTGGGTTACCCGTGCCCAGCAGCGCGGGGCAACGCTGATCCATGTGGACCCGCGTTTCACGCGCACCTCGGCCAAGGCCGACCTGTACGCGCCCATCCGCTCGGGCACGGACCTGGTGTTCTTTGGCGGGCTGATCAGGCACATCCTGGATAACGAGCTGTATTTCAAGCAGTACGTGGTGGATTACACCAACGCCTCGTACCTTGTGGGGCCGGACTACGACTTCAAGGACGGCCTGTTCTCCGGCTTCAACCCGCAAACGGCCAGCTACGACCGCAAGAAGTGGAATTTCGTCACCGACGACAAGGGCGTGACCCTGAAGGATCCCACCCTGAAGGATCCGCGCTGTGTCCTGCAAGTGATGCGCCGCCACTATGCCCGCTACGACCTGAAGACCGTGGTGAATGTCACCGGCATGCCGGAAGACAAGGTGCTTGCGGTATGGAATTCCTTTGCCGCCACGGGCAAGCCGGACAAGGCGGGCACCATCCTCTACGCCATGGGTCAGTGCCAGCACACCGTGGGCGTGCAGAACATCCGCGCCCTGTCCATGATCCAGATGCTGCTGGGCAACATCGGCATCGCGGGCGGCGGGGTGAACGCGCTGCGCGGCGAATCCAACGTGCAGGGCACCACGGACATCGCCCTTCTGTGCGACAACCTGCCCGGCTACCTGCCCATTCCCCGGGCCATCTGGGCCGACTACGACGCCTACGTGAAGGCGGGCACCCCGGTCACGGCGGATTCGCAAAGCGCCAACTGGTGGTCCAACCTGGACAAGTACGCGGCGTCCCTGCTGAAGGCCATGTACCCCACGGCGGACCACAAGGAAGCCTACACCTGGCTGCCCAAGATCGACGACACCAAGGTGGTGGAATACTCTTGGCTGTCGCTGTTCGAGCGCATGTACAACGGCGGCTTCAAGGGAGCGTTCGTGTGGGGGCAGAACCCCTGCGCGGGCGGGGCCAACGCGGGCAAGAACCGCAAGGGCCTGACCAACCTCGACTGGATGGTGGTGGTCAACCTGTTCGAGAACGAGACCTCGCTGTTCTGGAAAGGCCCCGGCGTGAACCCCAAGGACGTCAAGACCGAGGTGTTCTTTCTGCCTGCGTGCATGAGCGTGGAAAAGGACGGTTCGGTGGCCAACTCCGGCCGCTGGCTGCAATGGCGCGAAAAGAGCGCGAAGTTCATGGGCGATTCCATGAGCGACGGCGACATCGTCATCCGGCTGTTCGAGGAAGTGCGCAAGCTGTACAAGGCAGAGGGCGGCAAGTACCCGGAACCCATCCTGAACCTGGATACCGCCTACCTGAAGGACGGGGCGTACGACGCCAGTGCGCTGGCCAAACGGCTCAACGGCACCTTCATGAAGGACGTGACCATCGCGGGCAAGGAATGGAAGGCGGGCCAGCAGGTGCCCGGCTTTGCCGCGTTGCAGGCCGATGGCTCCACCGCGTGCGGCTGCTGGATATTCTCCGGCTGCTATACCGAACAGGGCAACATGATGGCCCGGCACGATCGCACCCAGACCCCGGAACAGGCGGCCATCGGCCTGTTCCCCAACTGGTCGTACGCCTGGCCCGCCAACCGGCGCATCCTGTACAACCGCGCCGGGGTGGACCAGACGGGCAAGCCCTTCGACCCCAAGCGCGCGGTCATTGCCTGGAACGGCGAAAAGTGGGTGGGCGACGTGCCCGACGGCGGGTGGAAGCCCGGCGAAAAGCTGCCGTTCATCATGGTGCGCGAAGGGCGCGGGCAGTTGTATGGTCCTGGCCGCGTGGACGGCCCCCTGCCGGAACACTACGAACCCTTCGAAAGCCCGCTGGCGGGCAACCCCCTGTCGTCGCAACGGGTAAACCCCACGGCCCTGCACTTCGCGCACGAGGAAAAGGCCGTGCGCGACCCGCGCTTCCCCTACGTGTGCACCACGTACCGGGTGACCGAGCAGTGGCAGTCCGGCACCATGACCCGCAAGACCGCGTGGCTGAAGGAAATGCAGCCCGACGGCTTCTGCGAGATGAGCCGCGAACTGGCGGCGCAACTGGGCGTGAAGAACGGTGACCAGGTGGTACTGGAATCGGTGCGTGGCAAGGTGCAGGTGGTGGCCATCGTCACCCCGCGCCTGAAGCCGTTCACCGTCATGGGCGAAACCGTGCATCAGGTGGGCATTCCCTGGCAGTTCGGCTGGGGCCAGAAGAAGAACGCCACGTTCGATTCGGCCAACCTGCTGTCACCTTCGGTGGGCGATCCGAACACGGGAATCCCGGAGACGAAAGTCTTTATGGTCAACGTCCGCAAGGCACAGCCCGGAAAGCAAGGGTAG
- a CDS encoding CerR family C-terminal domain-containing protein codes for MCDTQDTETRTRLLHAARVVFASDGLKRATIRKISTLARANIAAVNYHFGSKENLYVAVLRDHLEQKLRRNPRDAGVSSLTSPRGRLRAYVRSMLAQFASDGDAVSVRLGKLLSQEFVQSSSRYFPTVIENCCAPAHAMLLDIVRQLLPGCDSQTVSRCAGSIVGQCVLHAHASEVIRLISPDMVLKPSNVEAMADFIVEFSLGGIERLALGLPGHAPSPKWEQHPEV; via the coding sequence ATGTGCGACACGCAGGATACCGAAACGCGCACCCGGCTGCTGCACGCGGCCAGGGTGGTCTTTGCGTCCGACGGGTTGAAGCGGGCCACCATCCGCAAGATCAGCACGCTGGCGCGGGCCAACATCGCGGCGGTGAACTACCACTTCGGCAGCAAGGAAAATCTCTACGTGGCCGTGCTGCGCGACCATCTGGAGCAGAAGCTGCGGCGCAACCCGCGCGACGCGGGCGTCAGCAGCCTCACGTCTCCGCGCGGACGCCTGCGGGCCTACGTGCGCAGCATGCTGGCCCAGTTCGCCAGCGATGGCGATGCGGTGTCCGTGCGTCTTGGCAAGCTGCTGTCGCAGGAGTTCGTGCAGTCCTCGTCGCGGTATTTCCCTACGGTCATCGAGAACTGCTGCGCCCCCGCGCACGCCATGCTGCTGGACATCGTGCGGCAGCTTCTGCCCGGCTGCGACAGCCAGACGGTGTCGCGCTGCGCCGGGAGCATCGTGGGGCAATGCGTGCTGCATGCCCACGCCAGCGAAGTCATTCGTCTCATTTCACCCGACATGGTGCTGAAGCCCAGCAACGTCGAAGCCATGGCGGATTTCATCGTCGAGTTTTCCCTGGGCGGCATCGAGCGTCTTGCCCTTGGCCTGCCCGGTCACGCCCCCTCCCCCAAGTGGGAGCAACATCCAGAAGTTTGA
- a CDS encoding cytochrome ubiquinol oxidase subunit I, whose amino-acid sequence MQYPVWQLPVNGGLLIALISVIHVFVAQFAVGGGFFLVMAERKGHAEGNNEILQWVKRHSRFFVLLSMVFGGVTGVGIWLIISLVSPAATSQLVHLFLYGWATEWVFFLGEIVALLVYYYTFQRCLSGRMNKKDHMTAGWLYALFAFLSLFMINGIIGFMLTPGEWLRTGNFWDGFFNPTFWPALVFRFALCLLLAGLFAMVTALRIPHPATREAMVRWSAKWVCLPFIGLLLGAAWYFTALPPDQQAMILRRTDDIRPFALAWPVVTPLLFLGGLAFFVKASGRARAVLAGVVLLLGLAQVGAFEWVRETGRRPWVIHGYMYSNGIRAADVERMQRDGALSLTAWAGTREVTDANRLDVGRFLWAQQCSSCHGMGNPMLDMVPRAARRGVAGMEAQLAGQGKLLPYMPPFCGTPAERNALAVYIAHEVDIRLAR is encoded by the coding sequence ATGCAGTACCCGGTCTGGCAACTGCCGGTGAACGGCGGCCTGCTCATCGCGCTGATTTCGGTCATCCACGTGTTCGTGGCCCAGTTCGCCGTGGGGGGCGGGTTCTTTCTGGTCATGGCCGAGCGCAAGGGCCACGCGGAAGGCAACAACGAGATATTGCAGTGGGTGAAGCGGCACAGCCGGTTCTTCGTGCTGCTCAGCATGGTTTTCGGCGGGGTGACCGGCGTGGGCATCTGGCTGATCATCTCGCTGGTCAGCCCGGCGGCCACCTCGCAACTGGTGCACCTGTTCCTGTACGGCTGGGCCACGGAATGGGTGTTCTTTCTGGGCGAGATAGTGGCGCTGCTGGTGTACTATTACACCTTCCAGCGCTGCCTGTCCGGCCGCATGAACAAGAAGGACCACATGACGGCGGGCTGGCTGTACGCGCTGTTCGCCTTCCTGTCGCTGTTCATGATCAACGGCATCATCGGGTTCATGCTCACCCCCGGCGAGTGGCTGCGCACCGGCAACTTCTGGGACGGGTTCTTCAACCCCACCTTCTGGCCCGCGCTGGTGTTCCGCTTTGCCTTGTGCCTGCTGCTGGCGGGGCTCTTCGCCATGGTCACGGCGCTGCGCATACCCCACCCGGCAACGCGCGAGGCCATGGTCCGCTGGTCGGCCAAATGGGTGTGCCTGCCGTTCATCGGGCTGCTGCTGGGCGCGGCATGGTATTTCACCGCGCTTCCCCCTGACCAGCAGGCCATGATCCTGCGCCGTACCGATGACATTCGCCCCTTCGCCCTGGCCTGGCCGGTGGTCACGCCGCTGCTGTTCCTGGGCGGGCTGGCCTTTTTCGTGAAGGCAAGCGGCAGGGCGCGGGCCGTGCTGGCGGGCGTGGTGCTGCTGCTGGGCCTTGCCCAGGTGGGGGCCTTCGAGTGGGTGCGCGAGACGGGGCGCCGTCCGTGGGTCATCCACGGGTACATGTATTCCAACGGGATACGCGCGGCGGACGTGGAGCGCATGCAGCGCGACGGTGCGCTGTCGCTTACCGCCTGGGCGGGCACGCGCGAGGTGACCGACGCCAACCGGTTGGACGTGGGCCGTTTCTTGTGGGCGCAACAGTGTTCCAGCTGCCACGGCATGGGCAACCCCATGCTGGACATGGTGCCGCGCGCGGCCAGACGCGGCGTGGCGGGCATGGAGGCGCAACTGGCCGGGCAGGGCAAACTGCTGCCCTACATGCCGCCCTTCTGCGGCACCCCGGCGGAGCGCAACGCGCTGGCTGTGTACATTGCCCATGAAGTGGATATTCGTTTGGCGCGCTAA
- a CDS encoding 4Fe-4S dicluster domain-containing protein codes for MSENKGKTFFIDQTRCTACRGCQAACKQWKKLAADETVNTGSYQNPPDLNGHTFKLVRFNEVEVDGKLKWVFFPEQCRHCLEPPCKMMADAFIPDAIIQDEATGAVIYTEKTKDLDYQTIREACPYDIPRKEESTGLLTKCNMCIDRVRAGMLPACVKTCPTFTMHFGDRDEMLAIARARLAEVQKTSPAALLADSDLVRVLYLCEVHPSHYHHHMVADAGSGAQGKFAQDRIGPFSRRALLAMRPLRMG; via the coding sequence ATGAGCGAGAACAAGGGCAAGACCTTCTTCATCGACCAGACCCGCTGCACCGCCTGCCGGGGCTGCCAGGCCGCGTGCAAGCAGTGGAAGAAGCTGGCCGCCGACGAAACCGTGAACACCGGCAGCTACCAGAACCCGCCGGACCTCAACGGGCACACCTTCAAGCTGGTGCGCTTCAACGAGGTGGAAGTGGACGGCAAGCTGAAGTGGGTGTTCTTTCCCGAGCAGTGCCGCCACTGCCTGGAGCCGCCGTGCAAGATGATGGCGGATGCCTTCATCCCGGACGCCATCATCCAGGACGAGGCAACCGGCGCGGTGATCTACACGGAAAAGACCAAGGACCTGGACTATCAGACCATTCGCGAGGCCTGCCCCTACGACATCCCCCGCAAGGAGGAATCCACGGGCCTGCTGACCAAGTGCAACATGTGCATCGACAGGGTGCGGGCGGGCATGCTGCCTGCCTGCGTCAAGACCTGCCCCACGTTCACCATGCACTTCGGCGACCGCGACGAGATGCTGGCCATTGCCCGCGCCCGGCTGGCCGAGGTGCAGAAGACATCCCCGGCGGCCCTGCTGGCCGATTCCGATCTTGTCCGGGTGCTGTACCTGTGCGAGGTGCACCCCAGCCATTACCACCATCACATGGTGGCGGACGCGGGAAGCGGAGCACAGGGGAAATTCGCGCAGGACCGCATCGGTCCGTTCAGCCGCAGGGCGCTGCTGGCCATGCGGCCGTTGCGCATGGGGTAG
- a CDS encoding cytochrome c3 family protein, with product MNKTDNRLTENLFRVWLIVVAVFAVGFLGAQLFAPSMRPAVKQAGTAQTASGQPVSGQTGTASRVEGGTGYGQLVTDVPPFDPGKDGHVLVAWSRQGMQHVTDAEPAWTLLPPGSTLRAQLVHRGPGPQAVTEGATLTWRLDGEAPPPAAQPAAVADSSLSPAGQAATTPVTKPAEGTRGKAQQLSGELKLVEGTTLYEATGIPVLPYTGTGGGNGFNPYPTVTVEARDASGALLATTRCVLPVSTEMGCRNCHGGEWKVGGVAGISPATAADVLEVHDRINGTDLAKRAKSGTTVVCRGCHEPPAKADAAKADAGKPVPPAMSAAIHGWHAAYMAGRGADACNACHPSAPDGATRFWRDYHVTKGLDCTRCHGAMEDHALSLLRKEQEAGNPAAERLMAAITPVAVKDAKDIAPRTPWVNLPDCAGCHDFAEKPRSSTASAFNKWTADAAGLYAERTDDTTMLRCPACHGAPHAVYPARNPLGRDRDNIPPMQYQQYARAMGASGNCSVCHGETPEFSVHHPLVERKAVTVTVPQGAKLAKPRVPFPHEAHTPTVDCGTCHHKGYVDGGPMKCASKDCHDVVVDAQTGTPKDRENPRYFRNAFHGEGPSCNACHARLLAAGKAAGPTECRDCHKLKS from the coding sequence ATGAACAAGACCGACAACCGCCTGACCGAAAACCTGTTCCGCGTGTGGCTGATCGTGGTGGCCGTGTTCGCGGTGGGCTTTCTGGGCGCGCAACTGTTCGCGCCGTCCATGCGGCCCGCCGTCAAGCAGGCAGGGACTGCCCAGACTGCTTCGGGCCAACCTGTTTCGGGCCAGACGGGCACGGCTTCACGCGTTGAGGGCGGCACCGGCTACGGGCAACTGGTCACCGACGTGCCCCCGTTCGACCCCGGCAAGGACGGGCACGTGCTGGTGGCGTGGAGCAGGCAGGGCATGCAGCACGTCACCGACGCGGAACCGGCATGGACCCTGCTGCCCCCCGGCTCCACCCTGCGGGCGCAACTGGTGCATCGCGGCCCCGGTCCGCAGGCCGTGACCGAGGGCGCCACCCTGACCTGGCGGCTGGATGGCGAGGCACCCCCCCCGGCAGCGCAGCCCGCCGCCGTGGCCGATTCCTCGCTCTCCCCTGCCGGGCAGGCCGCCACCACTCCGGTCACGAAACCGGCGGAAGGCACGCGGGGCAAGGCGCAGCAGCTTTCCGGCGAACTGAAGCTGGTGGAGGGCACCACCCTGTACGAGGCCACGGGCATTCCCGTGCTGCCGTACACGGGGACCGGCGGCGGGAACGGGTTCAACCCGTACCCCACGGTGACCGTGGAGGCGCGCGACGCCTCGGGCGCGTTGCTGGCCACCACCCGCTGCGTGTTGCCGGTGTCCACCGAGATGGGCTGCCGCAACTGTCACGGCGGCGAGTGGAAGGTGGGCGGCGTGGCGGGCATTTCTCCGGCCACCGCCGCCGACGTGCTGGAAGTGCACGACCGCATCAACGGCACGGACCTGGCCAAACGGGCCAAGTCCGGCACTACCGTGGTCTGTCGCGGTTGTCATGAACCGCCAGCCAAGGCCGACGCAGCCAAGGCCGACGCGGGCAAGCCCGTGCCCCCCGCCATGTCCGCCGCCATCCACGGCTGGCATGCCGCCTACATGGCCGGGCGCGGCGCCGACGCCTGCAATGCCTGCCATCCTTCCGCGCCCGACGGGGCCACCCGCTTCTGGCGCGACTACCACGTGACCAAGGGGCTGGACTGCACCCGCTGCCACGGGGCCATGGAAGACCATGCCCTGTCCCTGCTGCGCAAGGAGCAGGAGGCGGGCAACCCCGCCGCCGAACGGCTGATGGCGGCCATCACCCCCGTGGCGGTCAAGGATGCGAAAGACATCGCCCCGCGCACCCCGTGGGTGAACCTGCCGGATTGCGCGGGCTGCCACGACTTTGCCGAAAAGCCCAGGTCGTCCACCGCCAGCGCGTTCAACAAGTGGACCGCCGATGCCGCCGGGCTGTACGCCGAACGCACCGACGACACCACCATGCTGCGCTGCCCGGCCTGCCACGGGGCGCCGCACGCGGTGTACCCGGCGCGCAACCCGCTGGGGCGCGACCGCGACAACATTCCCCCCATGCAGTACCAGCAGTACGCCCGCGCCATGGGTGCCTCCGGCAACTGCTCCGTCTGCCACGGCGAGACGCCGGAATTCTCGGTGCACCACCCCCTGGTGGAGCGCAAGGCGGTCACTGTCACCGTGCCGCAAGGGGCGAAACTGGCCAAGCCCCGCGTGCCCTTCCCGCACGAGGCGCACACCCCCACTGTGGATTGCGGCACCTGCCACCACAAGGGCTACGTGGACGGCGGCCCCATGAAGTGCGCCAGCAAGGACTGCCATGACGTGGTGGTGGACGCCCAAACCGGCACCCCCAAGGATCGGGAGAACCCGCGCTACTTCCGCAACGCCTTCCACGGCGAAGGGCCCAGCTGCAACGCCTGCCACGCCAGGCTGCTGGCGGCGGGCAAGGCCGCGGGGCCGACGGAGTGCCGGGACTGCCACAAGCTGAAGTCGTAG
- a CDS encoding efflux RND transporter periplasmic adaptor subunit translates to MSNTMRHALIALFAVLATALAGCGQDKPAAGPAPEPEATVITIRPRPVTLSTILPGRTAALLVSEVRPQVGGIIQKRLFREGADVKEGEVLYQIDPATYQAAYDSAKAALAKAEAAVEPARLKAERYADLVTTNGVSRQDNDDAQAAYKQYVAEVASARAALETARINLGYTRVTAPVSGRIGRSSVTPGALVTANQADALATVQKTDPVYVDVTQSTGELLRLRRSLADGRLRKVGTDGARVKLLFEDGSAYPLEGALQFSDITVDPNTSVVTLRALFPNPKRDLLPGLYVRAVLEEGQDDSAILVPQAAVTRDSKGNPVVLLVTAENTVERRAITVDRVVGSDWLVGGGLAAGDRVIVEGLQKVRPGGKVRAIEAPTADAPDASAASAASAASGQTPATRQATSQAAGTAATPAARQ, encoded by the coding sequence ATGAGCAACACAATGAGACACGCACTCATCGCCCTGTTTGCCGTGCTTGCGACGGCGCTTGCCGGTTGCGGCCAGGACAAGCCCGCCGCAGGCCCCGCCCCGGAACCGGAAGCCACGGTGATCACCATCCGCCCCCGCCCGGTGACGTTATCCACCATTCTGCCGGGGCGCACTGCGGCCCTGCTGGTTTCCGAAGTCCGCCCGCAGGTCGGCGGCATCATTCAGAAGCGCCTGTTCCGTGAAGGGGCGGACGTGAAGGAAGGCGAGGTGCTCTACCAGATCGACCCCGCCACCTATCAGGCCGCGTACGATAGCGCCAAGGCCGCGCTGGCCAAGGCCGAGGCCGCCGTGGAACCCGCCCGGCTCAAGGCCGAACGCTATGCGGACCTGGTGACGACCAACGGCGTGAGCCGCCAGGACAATGACGACGCCCAGGCCGCGTACAAGCAGTACGTGGCCGAGGTGGCATCGGCCAGGGCCGCGCTGGAAACCGCGCGCATCAACCTTGGCTACACCCGTGTTACCGCGCCCGTTTCCGGGCGCATCGGTCGCTCCTCCGTGACCCCCGGTGCCCTGGTCACCGCCAATCAGGCCGATGCCCTGGCCACGGTGCAGAAGACCGACCCGGTGTACGTGGACGTCACCCAGTCCACCGGCGAACTGCTGCGCCTGCGGCGTTCACTGGCCGACGGGCGGCTGCGCAAGGTCGGGACCGACGGCGCCAGGGTGAAGCTGCTGTTCGAGGACGGCAGCGCCTATCCGCTGGAAGGCGCGTTGCAGTTCTCGGACATCACCGTGGACCCGAACACCAGCGTGGTAACCCTGCGCGCCCTGTTCCCCAACCCGAAACGCGACCTGCTGCCCGGCCTGTATGTGCGCGCCGTGCTGGAAGAAGGCCAGGACGATAGCGCCATCCTGGTGCCGCAGGCCGCAGTGACCCGCGACTCCAAGGGCAATCCCGTGGTGCTGCTGGTCACCGCCGAAAACACGGTGGAGCGCCGCGCCATCACCGTGGACCGCGTGGTGGGCAGCGACTGGCTGGTGGGCGGCGGCCTTGCCGCAGGCGACCGGGTGATCGTGGAGGGCCTGCAAAAGGTGCGGCCCGGCGGCAAGGTGCGGGCCATCGAGGCTCCCACTGCCGACGCGCCTGACGCGTCTGCCGCGTCTGCCGCGTCTGCCGCATCTGGGCAGACGCCCGCGACCAGACAGGCCACCTCGCAGGCCGCAGGTACGGCGGCCACCCCCGCCGCGCGCCAGTAG